One segment of Dermochelys coriacea isolate rDerCor1 chromosome 5, rDerCor1.pri.v4, whole genome shotgun sequence DNA contains the following:
- the LOC119856387 gene encoding occludin-like: MSSRPFECPSPYRPDEYKPSQCAPSNITYAEEMCSQPAYSYYPEDEVQHFYRRTSPPGIVKIMSVLIIVMCVGIFACVASTLPWDLEFYGSSSLGSGVGYPGYGGFGGSYGGNGYGGAYGIGGNYIEPRAAKGFILAMSAFCIIAGMAIFITSVTNSSMFRTRRYYLIVIIVSAILGFLVFIASILYVMAVNPAAQASGSVFYSQLIAPCSRSSANIGIFVNQYLSHYCVIEPQEAIAIVLGFLVIVALAIIVYFAVKTRNQMNYYGKTNILWDKAKVYEKDPPNVEEWVKNVNAEPAKVADCPDQVASSMVYSVSEKVNENRVYTDTTYRAMPESEVVVPLVKALTQSNYTGNSSYDGSAKEAPQKRRAGRRKRTNSDNYDADYTTGGESCDELEEDWDREYPPITTDQQRQAYKQDFDSGLQEYKSLQAALDEVNKTLSRLDKELDDYSEDSEEYKIAAEQYNRTKAIKASADYKNKKAQCKKLKSKLSHIKRMVSDYDSRRS; this comes from the exons ATGTCATCCAGACCTTTTGAGTGTCCTTCACCTTATCGACCAGATGAATA CAAACCTTCTCAGTGTGCACCAAGCAACATTACATATGCTGAGGAGATGTGCTCTCAACCAGCCTATTCCTACTACCCAGAGGATGAAGTGCAACACTTCTACAGAAGGACTTCCCCTCCAGGAATAGTAAAGATCATGTCAGTTCTCATTATAGTGATGTGTGTAGGCATCTTTGCTTGTGTTGCTTCCACGTTGCCTTGGGATCTAGAATTCTATGGAAGTTCCTCTTTGGGATCTGGTGTAGGATATCCTGGATATGGTGGTTTTGGAGGCAGTTATGGCGGAAATGGATATGGTGGAGCCTATGGCATTGGAGGAAATTACATTGAGCCCCGAGCTGCTAAAGGCTTCATACTTGCAATGTCAGCTTTTTGCATTATTGCTGGAATGGCGATTTTTATAACAAGTGTTACCAACTCAAGCATGTTTAGAACAAGAAGATATTATCTAATTGTGATAATAGTAAGTGCTATCCTTGGCTTCTTGGTATTCATCGCATCCATATTGTATGTAATGGCAGTAAACCCAGCTGCACAAGCTTCAGGATCTGTGTTCTACAGTCAACTTATTGCTCCGTGCAGCCGATCTTCTGCAAATATAGGAATCTTTGTGAATCAATACTTGTCTCACTACTGTGTGATAGAGCCTCAAGAG gctATTGCCATTGTGTTGGGATTCTTGGTAATTGTGGCTCTTGCCATAATCGTATACTTTGCTGTGAAGACCCGAAATCAGATGAATTATTATGGTAAAACGAACATTCTCTGGGATAAAGCAAAGGTTTATGAAAAAGATCCCCCCAATGTAGAAGAATGG GTAAAAAATGTAAATGCAGAACCAGCAAAAGTAGCGGACTGCCCAGATCAAGTTGCCAGTTCCATGGTTTACTCTGTTTCTGAGAAAGTTAATGAAAATCGAGTTTATACAGACACAACCTACAGAGCTATGCC GGAGTCTGAAGTTGTTGTTCCATTAGTGAAGGCTCTCACGCAGTCAAATTATACTGGTAACAGTAGTTACGATGGATCGGCTAAGGAAGCACCACAAAAGAGAAGAGCGGGAAGACGGAAGAGAACCAACTCTGATAACTATGATGCAGATTACACCACTGGAGGGGAGTCTTGTGATGAGCTGGAGGAAGACTGGGACAG GGAATACCCACCAATAACAACAGATCAACAAAGGCAAGCATATAAGCAAGACTTTGACTCTGGATTACAAGAATACAAGAGTTTGCAAGCTGCACTTGATGAAGTCAATAAAACACTCTCTCGACTGGATAAAGAGTTGGATGACTATAGTGAAGACAGTGAGGAATATAAG ATTGCTGCTGAACAGTACAATAGGACGAAGGCTATAAAAGCA tcAGCAGACTATAAGAACAAAAAGGCACAGTGCAAGAAGCTGAAGAGTAAACTGTCTCACATAAAAAGGATGGTCAGCGATTATGACAGTCGGAGATCGtag